The genomic segment TCTTAGCAGTTACCGAACCGCCACTTGTTCTTGCCTGGATATCTCCGGTCAATTCATCTAATCTTAAAGAACCACCGGAAGTTTTCAATCTTATTTCACCATTAACATTTTCAACTTCTACACTCCCCCCGGATGTAACGATGTCCAAGTCAAATGTTGAGGGCACCTCAATCTCATAAATGACTTTCAATCTATTCCAAAAAGAACTTCTCCAAAACCCGGGTTTGCTATATTCTCCATAGATTTCAACGCCATCTCTGGTCTGGTTAAAATCCAATCGAAACCGATCAAACATTTCTTCTGCGCGATCCTTACTGACTCGATTGGCGCCTTTTATGACTTTAACAGTCACTTCATTCCCGGAACCGCCAACTATTTGCACCGAACCTCTATCCGTATCTATGATTAAAACCTGGCCATTTTTAACTGAGAAATTCTTTTCAACAACCTCCTGGTACTTAAACTTGTCGTCATATTTCCCGGCATATGCAGAACCAAAAACAAAAATCGTTAAAAGGAGGACCCAGAAAAAATTCCATCTCAAATAAAGTTTACTT from the candidate division KSB1 bacterium genome contains:
- a CDS encoding DUF4097 family beta strand repeat protein, with amino-acid sequence MQSKLYLRWNFFWVLLLTIFVFGSAYAGKYDDKFKYQEVVEKNFSVKNGQVLIIDTDRGSVQIVGGSGNEVTVKVIKGANRVSKDRAEEMFDRFRLDFNQTRDGVEIYGEYSKPGFWRSSFWNRLKVIYEIEVPSTFDLDIVTSGGSVEVENVNGEIRLKTSGGSLRLDELTGDIQARTSGGSVTAKNITGDAYLKTSGGSIKVMDCVGSIQCKTSGGSITAEGMSGDLEAHTSGGGIRLIDISGQVNASTSGGSIKAELVGQPSGPVYLKTSGGSVTLYMDEDVKVDIDARTSGGRVRVDFPVKVRGKISRSRLRGELNGGGPLLTLRSSGGGIKLVRR